TATTTGCTAACACGCTATATCTCGGAAATACATAACCATGCAGAAACCAAAATAACCCTAACCACCCACAGCCCCTACATCCTAACAGCAGTAAACACCCTCATCTACGCAGGAACTGTAGGCAAACAAAGTGAAGCAAAAGCCGCAAAGGTCAAAGAAATTATCCCTGAAGACCAGTGGCTGAATTCTGAAGACGTAGCCGCTTACATGGTGGAAGCAGACGGAGCAGTACGCTCGATCATGGATGAAGAGACTGGACTGATTGAAGCGGATAGCATCGACGATGTTTCCGATGTAATTGGCGCAGAATTCAATAAATTGCTGGACATTGAATTTGATGAAGAGGGACACGATGAGTAAAAAGTGCACCACTTCTTACAATCAAAAAAGAATCACCTTAGTAGACAAAAGCGACAAAGAAGCAAAGGCAGAACTTCATGTTGAGAATAAGGAAAAAATCAAATTTGATGTGATCGATTTTGATGGATGCGTAAAGCCACAAAACACAGCCTGTGACTACGTCTTGGTCACTAACAAAAAACAAAGCAAAAAAAACATAGCCTTATATGTCGAACTAAAAGGATCAGACATACCTAAAGCATACAAGCAAATAGAAGTCGCTGCCGTACACTACAAACATCAGCACAACAACATAACAAAAACAGGCATAGTCTCATTCACTGGACAATTTGGAACCCCAAAAACCAAAACAAAACTTCAGTTATTAGAAGCAAAATTTAGAAAGAAATATAATCTAAAAATGATCAGACAGCGTAGTCCAGCAACACACAGACTAAACGTCTAACAACAAAACTCCCCCTGCCGCACCAGACGACAGGGGGAGTTAAATTTTAATCACCACGCGAAGCGTAACTAAAAGGTTTTGGGATTCTTAAACCCTTTTGCAAAAGGATTTAAGGCCCTCGGCAGAGCCGCCGGAGGCATCACCTCACCCGAAAAACCCGCGCCCCCTCCGAGCTGTCCTCCACATTGAACCCAAGCTCCAAAAGCTTATCACGCAGACCGTCAGCAGTGGCGAAGTCTTTGTTTGCACGGGCAAGCTCGCGCTGTTCAAGTAGATCTTTTGCGTCCTCGGGCAGGGAGACGAAGGGTACGGGCATGGCTTCGTGGTCGAGGATACCGAGGATGTCGTCCACTTCGAGAAGCTGGTCGAGGCAGAATTTGGCTTCCTTGCCAGAAAGCTTGCCGCTGCCCAGCTGGGAATTGATGGACTTGGTGAAGCTGAACAGGATGGGCCAGAAACGGTGCAGCATGAGATTATCGTTCAGGGCCTGCGAAAGTCCGGACTTGAGAGTGAAAACCTCCTGATCAATATCTTCCGAGACCTGCCCGGAATCCCCGGCATGCACGCTTAATCCTGCGGCAAGATCCTGCAATTTCTGCTGGTTCTTGACCCACATGGAAATGGACTGTTCGCTGCAAACCAGCGGTTTTTTGTAGGAAGAAGAAAGCATCCACATGCGCACGGCGATGGGCTGGCCGGACTGTTCGAGGAGTTCATCCACACAGGGCAGCACCGGGCCTCCGGGAAGTACCGGCTGGGCCACCATCCATGCCTGCGGGGAAACCCCGGCCCCGGCCCAGATGGCGCGCAGGTTTTCCAGATGCGGAAAACGGTGGATTTCCCCGGCCAGTACGAGACTTACTCCGGGCAGACCTTCAAGGGCGGTCACCGCCTGCTGCATAAACCAGCTGGGGCGTACATTGCCCCACTCGGTCTCAAGAATGTCGCCGAGCTTGAGATCCTGCAGGGTGGCCCGCTTGAGCAGGGTAAAATCGCGCGGATTCTCCTTCACGTAATCATCCATATCCACAGTCTTGCCGAGACTCACTTTGTCGATATCCATATTGGACATCTGGCCGTAGCCCTTGTCGCGGGAGATGTCGAAATATACGGAACGCAGCTTTTCGTAAGCCAGCCCGTGGGCCAGCAGGGCGCGGCAAAGTTCTACCGTACGGTCTACGGACTCGGAAGCGCGCTCAAAACGCATGGATTTGCGCACGCCCAGCAGGTATGCGGCCTTGCGCACAGCTGTAGCAATCTCAGTAGAAAATGTATTGCGGTCCACACCCCGTTCACGGGAGGCAGCCAAGGTCTGATCCTCAAGGTCAGCCAGCCCCACCAGCGCGGAAACCTTGGCTCCTTCACGCTCAAGATGACGGGCCAACACATCCAGAAGCACAATACGCCGGAACACTTCCGGATCATAAGGGTTGTCAAAAGACGGTCCCATGGTGAACAGCCCGGTTTCAGCTTCAGAGATGGAAAGTACCCGGTCCTCGCCGCTGCTATGATCAAAAAGCTTCGGTCCTTTCAAAGCCTGCGGACGGAACAACGGGGTGGAAAGATAGCGTTCACCGCCATCGGGAAAAATGGTCACCACCATGCCGTCTTCCAGTTCGGATGCAATATCAGCCGCCCCGGCCATGGCCGCGCCGGAACTCATGCCCACGAACACGCCCTCTTCCCTGGCAAGGCGGCGGCAGGCATCAAAGGCATCATTATCCTGCACCCGGATGATGCGGTCCAGCTTCTGCTTATCGTAAATGCCGGGGGGATAGGACTCCTGCATGTTCTTAAGGCCCTGAATTTTATGTCCCGGTTCAGGTTCCACGGCAATGATCTGAATATCCTTATTCAATTCCTTGAGCCGCTTGGTGATGCCCATGACTGTACCGGAAGTTCCGAGACAGGCCACAACATGGGTCACCCTGCCCTCTGTCTGGTCCCAGATCTCCTGCCCGGTGCCTTCGTAATGGGCTTCGATGGAGGCTTCATTATTGTATTGGTCCATGAGCAGGTATTTTTCCGGCTCCTCACGGTAAAAACGGTAAGCCTGTTCGATTGCCCCGTCCGTGGCGAGATGTCCGGGAGTGAGCATTATCTCGGCCCCGTAGGCACGCATGATCATCTTACGCTCCTCGGAAGCGGTCTCGGGCATGATCAGCATCAACTTGTAACCGCGCACGGCACAGGCCATGGCCAGCCCGATCCCGGTATTGCCGGAAGTAGCTTCGATGATAACTTTATCCGGGGTAAGCTCCCCGCTGCGCTCGGCACTGCGGATCATGGCCCCGGCTGCGCGGTCCTTGATGGACCCTCCGGGATTCATGGATTCCAGCTTAGCCAGAATCTTGACATTTTTATTGGGATTAAGCCCCTGCATCTCAACAAGGGGGGTTCCGCCGACCAGTTCCAAAATATCACGAGCAAACATTTTATCTAATCCTTTCAGGTAATTATCTTTAAGAAAACGAATTTCAGGCCTCGTCCTTTTCATTTCTGGCAATCATTTTGCAAATAGAGGGCAGATATCACATCAGTCTGGTTGGAAAAACCGGGGCAAGGAATGAACCCGGCACAGCTACAGCTAATAAAAACAGTCTGCCAAGGACGGAACAAATGTCAGCCTATCCTTTTCTTAAAGACAACATCGAAGCTCTTGAAACATACAACCCGCCCTTTTATGCCTGGCTCAGCGGTCAGGATATTGACGAAGAGAAACTGACGCAGTCACTCTTCAAAAACAAGTGGGACATTCTCGACTGGAAAATGGAAGACGGCAACGGAATGTTTGAAACCGTCCCGCCCAATGCCATCTACAAAGGCTGGGTGGCGAACGAAAAGCCCGAAACCAGTGCCACCATCATAGTGGGCTGCAACGTGGGCTACGGTCTCAATCAAGTACTGATGAGCACACCGGACACCCACAAGGTTATCGTTACCGACCCCAATCCGGAAATGCTGCTCGCCTGTCTGGGACAGACCGACTACCGTCCTTTCATGGAGGCCGGAAAGCTCCATTTCTGTCCAGCCGATGAACACAGCCTGATGCTTATCATTAAAGAACTCGACCTTCAATTCGTATACGGTAAAATTTATCTGCGGCTCGATATGGCCAGTCAGCAACTTGGTCCGGAATACTCACAGTGGTCTTCCACAGTCAAAGCCAAACTGGAATCTTTCACCGTTGAAATGACCACCCTGCGCCTCAAGCAGGACGTCATGGTCGGCAACGAACTGGATAATTTCTCACGTATACTTAAAGATGGATCCATCTCCCCACTCAAGGGAGCCGGACGTGGTATGGGCGCGGTAATCCTCGGTGCAGGCCCTTCGCTGGCCCGGTTCGGACCTGAACTGGCGGCAAATCCCGGTCAGGCAATTTACGCCACTTCCCTGCAGGGGTTGCCCGCAGTGCAGAAAACCGGAATCAAACCCCATTTCTGCGTCGGTATTGACTACAACGCATCCATGAGCAGAGTCTACGAACAGCTTGATAAAGAATGGGCCAAGGATATCCCGCTCATCTACTCCACCAAGCTGGATCATAAAGTACTGGCCGAATACCCCGGCCCGACCATCCCCATGTGGACCGTCGGCGGAATCGGAACATTCGTACTCGGCCACCACGAAGAAATTTTTGACGCAGGTAGTAACGTCAGTATCACGCTGGCAAGATTCCTTGACTGGTGCGGCTTCAACCACATCATGATGGTGGGTCAGGACTTTGCATGGAAAGGCAACTCTTCCCACGCCCCCGGTCACCAGAATGCCAGAGCGGTTAAGCATAACGCATACAATCCGGCCATGCTGGTGGAAACAGTAAATGCCGATGGCGAAAAACTGACCTCCACAGTCCAGTACATGACTTCAAAGCATGAAATGGAAGATGACATCAAAAAACTGCGCGCCCCGGTATTCAACCTTTACGGCGGCTGTGCCGTCATCAAAGGCACCCGCAATGTGGATATGCAGGAAGTAAATATGGAAGGGCTGCTCTCAGCCGTCACCGGAAGCATGGATTATTTCAAAACAGCCATGAACATGACCTCCACCCCGAGACCCATGCCTTCATTTGAACCGCGCAGCCCCAAGTGGACTTCATCGCTGAACCACGTGACCAAGAGGCTGGAAAAGCTTTTCCGCAAGCACGGCAAAAATCAGCAGGAAATCCACAAAGCCCTGCACGAAGTATACTTCTTCATCAGGCAGGACCTGCTCTATATGCCCTACCTGTACAACGAAATCCTCGACATGGCCGGGCTGGCAAGAGCTAAGTCAAGCTACGCTCCTAAGGACCTGCCCCGCTATAAAAAGATCGTCAAAAAGATTCTGACCAAAGTCCGCCACATGGACCGGTCCATCTGCGTAAATGTAAACCGCAAGGCGGCCTGAAAGGATCAACCGAAAAATTCAGAGAACAACGTCCAGTAAAAGGATATTCATCATCATAAGAAACTCCCCCGCAGCACCTGCCCGCTGCGGGGGAGTTTCGCGTTAATTATTACAATCCGGTCAGGGACGAAAACATTCCCTTGAATCCTCTCCCGTCAACGTGTAAACCGTGCCCATGAGTGATAATAAGCAAGACATGCCCTATCTCTTGGAAGACGGCACACTGGTTATCCCGTTTTCCTGCCCGGACCACGAATACAAGTACTGGAAAAAAGAAGGTAAAAAGCTTTCCGAGGTGCTTGAAGAACTGAATACGGACAAGGAGACCTGGTATAAATTCACCACGGATAAACACCCGGACGACAGACCTCCCAAAGAGGAGTCCACGGACGGCGGGGAGTAGGTAATTGAATTCCTTTATTCACAGAAACCTGACCCTCTGCCACTATTTTCTGGGTTCCCTGCCCCTGCTGCTCATTTTTGCCTGCCTGTATTTTAATTTCAGCAACGAAATTGAGGTACTGGCTTTTTTCAAGGCCCATGCGCAGGCCCACCCGGACCTGGAATCTTTTGCCAAAATCGTGACCAACTGGGGTAACGCCTGTTTTTACCCCATTTATCTCTGGTTCCTGATCACAGGCATCAGGCAGCGCAAGACCGATAAATCAAAACTGCGCTTTGCCCTTGTTTTTCTTGGTGTGCAGCTGGCGGTCAGCCTGATCACCGTGCGTTTCCTTAAGATTGCCATAGGCAAACCACGTCCGGGCGAAGGACCGTTTTTCGAGCCTTTTTCCACCAAGGGAGTTTACCACTCCATGCCTTCGGGCCATACATGCGAAATTTACGGGGCCAGCCTGCCCCTTATCCTGCGTTACCGGAACCTGCTGCTGACCTTGGGGCTGGGCATCTTTGCCGCAGCCGTGGCCTTCAGCCGCATCTACCTTAACTGGCACCATCCCAGTGATGTTCTCTGCGGATGGATGCTTGGATCAGTGGCCGGATTCGCCATTCACCTTTTTTCCAAAGAGGACTAGCCAATGCGCTACGAAAAAAGACCTTTTCTCTGGGACATCATGGAAACCAATCCATGGCTAAGTGTCCTGTTCATTCTCTTTCTGCAGTCCATCTTCACCATGGACTACCGTTCCCTGTGGTTTTCCGATGAAGTCCGCTACGCAGATGTCTACACCCAGATGAAAGACGCCGGACACTGGCTGGTCATGTACCTCAACGGCGTGGCCTACCCGGACAAACCTCCGGTATATTTCTGGTTCCTGTCCCTCATCGATGCCGTTACCCCGGCGGACGGAATCAGCGTGTTCTTCCTCGGCTCGGCCCTTTCTGCGGGATTCTTCCTGTTTTCCACTGTCAGCTTTGCCCGTACGCTGGGCTGCGGCCGCAAGACTTCCCTTGCCACCGGACTGGTGCTCTTGAGCAATGTCTTTTTCATCGGCATAGCCCATTATTCACGCATGGACCTGCTCTTCGGCGGTTTCATCCTCTGGGCCAACATCTGTCTGTTCAAGGGCTTCCAGAACCGCGAATCCGGGAAATATTTCCTCTGGGCCTTCGGGTTCATGGGTATCGCCACCCTGACCAAGGGCCCGCTGGGCTTGATCTTCCCCCTGCTCACCGCAGCCTGTTTCCTGATCTGGAAAGGACAACTCAAACTCCTGCGCGATAAGAGCCTGCTCAAAGGTCTGGGCATCCTGCTGGCGATCCTGCTGGCCTGGGTGGTGGGTGCGATCATCGTGGACGGAACCGCTTTCATCCACAACATCTTCTACAAGCAGATTTACCAGCGCGCGGTAAGCTCCTTCCACCACGAAGAGCCTTTTCAGTACTACCTGATCGCCTTCCCGCTGGCATGGCTGCCGTGGACTCTGGCAATCTTCGCCGCACCGGTTAAAAAAATCTTCAGCATTGAGCACTGGGTTGCAGTTGCTGCCGAACGCAAAAACACCCTCAATGCGGGCCGCGACTGGGCCTGGATCATGTTCATCAGCGGATTTATTCTGCTGACCTGCTTGAGCATCAAGGTGCTGATTTACATCCTGCCCCTTTTCGCGCCTCTGGCCATGCTCACTGCCCGCGGACTGCTTGGAGAAGACGGACAGGAGCCGGCTCTTGATTCCAAACGTCTCTGGACCGCCATAGCCGGATTCTACCTGCTCCTCGCTGTTGCCGCGCCTTTTGCCGAAATACTAATTCCCTTTGATGTCACCCTGAACGGCCTTTCCTTCACTGTCCTGATCATGGGACTGGCCGGACTGGCCCTGCTCAAGGTCAAGGAATGCGGAGCATACAAAGGCCTGCTGGTCATGACTGCGGCCATGGTCATCTGGCTGCAGCCGCTGGCCCTGCAGACCCTGCCTTCACTCGACCCGCTCATGAGTCCCCGCCAGACCGGGGAAATGATGCAAAAATACGTGGCCGAAGGCAGTTATCCGCTGGCCCACAAGATCTATTCCGGTATCTTCACCTACTACGCCGGGACCAATATTCACGAGACCAGCGACTTTGCTGAAATCGAAAAGGTCCTTGCGGAACAGGATGACGTAATTCTGGTCATGCAGAAAAAATATTACGACCGTTGGGAAAACCGTCCCGAAGGGCTGACTGTGGTCAATGAACAGTTCATTTCCGACCGCCCCTACCTGCTGATCAAGAAATAATCCAAGCTACTGTCACAAAACTGCAAAACCCCGTTCCGTTCTACGCGAAACGGGGTTTTTTATTTTTCAAAAGCAGCAGACCATGCTATCGTGAATCCATAAACCGCAAATTCAACCGATAAGATATTAAATACATTTCACATTCCCGGAGATGATTATGGGCCGTTCAAAGAACATTCTCTTTATTGACGCAGACAAATCCCAGCTTGAATCCCTTGATAACGAGCTCACCGCCATGAAAAAAAGGTGGGCGATTCAATTTGCCTCCACAGCCGAAGAGGCTATGGACCTGCTGCGCACCTATCCCTTTGATGTTATCGCTTCCGATTTCTGCGTTGAAGGATTTAAGGACTATGAACTGCTGGAAGAAATAAAAAGCAGACAACCCGGCAGCATACGCTTTATTATCTCAGAGACGATTAATTCAGAAAATTGTCTGGAGTTCATGAATTATGCGCACCAGTTCGTTACAAAACCGTATGTCGGCACCGAACTGGTCTCAAAAATCAAAAAAAGCCTGCGCCTTAAAAACATATTCCTCAATGAGCGTGCGGCCAAGGGGGTTGCGTCCATCGAAGACCTGCCCAGCCTGCCGGACCTGTATCTGACTCTGGAAAAAGAACTGAGAAAAGAAGATGTGGTGATCAGCGACATCGGTAAGCTGATCGGTGAAGACATGGGCATGACCGCCGGACTGCTCAAGCTGGTAAACTCCCCCTTTTTCGGACTCTACTCCAAAGTGACCAAGCCTGAACAGGCCGCCACCCTGCTGGGACTGGACAATCTCAAGGGACTGGTCCTCGGAATCCATCTTTTCAACTCGACCAAGGAAGTCAATATTGATTTTTCCATTGCCGAACTGGGAAGACACTGCCAGTACACGGCCCTTATGGCCCGGGCCATCGTCAAGGCCGAAGGCGGCAGTAACGAACTGGCCGAACACACCTTCCTTGCCGGATTCATGCACGACATTGGCAAGCTGGTGCTCGCCACATCGTATACTGATGAATATTCCACCATTTTAAGCATCGTCCGCGATGCCAACATTCCCATTCAGGAAGCAGAAAAAGACATTCTCGGATTTACCCACGCCGAAGTGGGGGCATACCTGCTGGCTATCTGGGGATTCGATGAAGATGTTATTGAGGCCATCTACTGCCACCATGAACCGCAAAGGCTGGGCAGTACGGACCTGAGTCCTGCCGTGGCCGTCCACGTGGCCAATTCCTTTGACCATGAACTGCGGGTAAAAAACTCTGATTACGCCCCGCACCTGCTTGCTGCCGACTGGCTGGAACAGAACGATTTTGGCCCCAAACTTCCCGAATGGCTGCAGATCTGCGCCGAACTGATGGAAGACGTCACCGAAGAGTAAGAAAAAGCCCATCAAGTACGTACATACCTGATGGGCCAATTCTGATAATTATCAATAACTTAGACTATCCCGTAAACCTGCAGGCGATAGGCATGCGCCATCCGGTACCGAAGGCCCTTGAAGTAATCTTCAGCCCCGGTGCGGCCTGCTTGCGTTTAAATTCAGAAATCCTGATCAAGCGCAGCACATGCTGCACGGTTTCAGGATCGAATCCGGTCTCGGCAATAATCTCACTCTCCGCCCGGTGCCCTTCAACACGGAGTTCAATAATCCGGTCCAGCACATCGTAAGGCGGCAGGGAATCCTCATCCTTCTGGTCCGGACGAAGTTCCGCGGACGGCGGTTTTTCAATGATCGGCACCGGAATAACCTCACCGCGTCCCTGCTCATTGAGCCAGCGGCAGACCCGGAAAACAAGGGTCTTGTAAAGATCGGAAATAACGGCCAATCCACCGGCCATATCCCCGTAAATAGTGCAGTAGCCCACAGCAAGTTCACTTTTGTTGCCGGTGGTAACCAGCAACGCGCCCATCTTGTTTGAAATAGCCATAACAAGGTTGCCGCGGATACGGGACTGGATATTCTCCTCTGTCACGTTGGCGGGCAGCCCGGCAAAAGTCGGGGCAAGGGCTTCCTCGAACTGGCCCATAAGCTTTTCGATAGGAATGGTGGTGCAGTTGATACCTATATTTTTGACCAGATCAAGGGAGTCATCCACGCTGCCTTTGCTGGAGTAGGGAGACGGCATCAGCACCCCGGTCACATTCTCCGGCCCGAGGGCCTCGGCTGCGACAGCTGCGGTCAGGGCCGAATCAATGCCCCCGGAAAGCCCCAGCACAACCTTGCTGAACCCGGTCTTGCCCAGATAGTCGCGCAGACCGAGCACCATGGCCTGCCATGCTTCGGGTTCCTCGCAAAAATCATCTTCCTCAATGCGCCCGTGCGAACCGTCCGATTCAACAATGACCACATCTTCCTTGAACCCATGCCCGCGCGCGGCAAGAACTCCGTCAGCGGAGAAAGCACAGCTGCGGCCGTCGAAGACCAGATCATCGTTTCCGCCGATCTGGTTGGCATAAAATACCGGAACCCGGTACTTGGCCGCAATATCGCCAAGCAGTTTTTCGCGAACCCGCTGCTTGCCGATACTGAACGGGGAAGCGGAAAGGTTGACCAGCACATCCGGATTCATTTCCATGATCTGCGGAATGGGATTGCTGCCGTAGCGACGTCCGTTACGGTTCTCGCGGTCATTCCAGACATCTTCACAGATGGTCACCCCGACCTTGATGCCGTCGAACTCAAAGAAATTTATATTTTCCGCAGGCTCAAAATACCGCTGCTCGTCAAAAACATCATAGGTGGGCAACAGCCATTTATAAAAAACCTTGGGCACGGCCCCGTGTTCGATCAGCCATGCTGCGTTGCGCAGGGGATTACCGATTCCTTCATGATTGAGATCAACTCCGCCGGCCAGCAGAGCCACACCTTCAGGCATACGCCGGGAAATTTTAGAAACTGCTTCGCGGCAGCGGGAGACAAAATCCGCATTGAGCAACAGGTCCCGCGGCGGATAACCGGTCAGGGCCAGCTCGGAGGTAATACAGATTCTTGCACCGCGCTCTGCGGCCTTCTGCACTCCGCCCAGAATGAGTTCAACATTTCCTTCAAGGTCGCCAACTGTCAGGTTGAGCTGCAACAGGGCTATTTTCATTGATTCATATCCGTCCTTAATCTTTGGAATGCAGACTACCTAACGTTTGAACCGCTGCTTGTCCATCGGTCGCATTCAAATAATTTCCACCAGTTTAACCTGTTTACCTTGCACTGAATATGCTGGAATGCTAAACAGTTGTCTATATCTATGAGCAGGATCAAAAAACTTAGCACAACCAGTCAGCCAACGGATTGAAATTGTTAAAAATAGATAAAGTTCAAACCAGAATCGGGATACTCATCGTAGTAATCTCGCTAATTTCATTTGTTGTTTCAGGAGCTTACGACTACAGCTCCATGCGCAACAATATGCTTAAAGAGCTTAACCAGAAGGCGGACGGACTGGTTGAGAGGCTTTCCGAATCCCTGATTACCCCGCTCTGGAATGTTGATCAGGCGGCCATCAACCGTATCCTGCTTTCTGAGATGAATGATAAACGCATCAAGGCCATTCTGGTAACTGAAGATAATGGCAACAACGTTTTTGCCGGAAAAATACGTAATGAAGAATGGCACATAGTTAGTTTCAAGAGTTGGCCCATCGGTAAATTCGTTAAGCGCAAGGCTGAAATATCCATCATGAACCAGCCCATCGGGGCCGTGGAAATATTCCTTTCCCCCAAATTTATAGATGATGAATTGTATCAGTCGCTGCTCAATTCGCTGCTGCGGACTATGATGCTGGTAGTTCTTATCAATCTGGCCCTTTTCGTGACCATGCGCCGGATTCTGATCTCGCCCATTGCAAAACTCAGCCAGACCGCGCGCCAGATTTCACTGGATAAAAACTACAGCTCCCGGGTGCAGATAGAATGTAAAGGGGAGATGAAAAGCCTTGTTGAAAACTTCAACAACATGCTGCAACAGATTGAAGAACAGGACCTGAAACTCAAACAGTACAGTGGTCAGCTGCAGGAAAAAATTCATCAGAGTAACAAAAACCTTGAAAACAGCTATCGCGAACTGAAGATAATCAACCGGGAACTGGAAGTCGCTAAAGACGATGCCGAGGCAGCATCAAAATCAAAAAGTGAGTTCATGGCCAATGTGAGTCATGAAATCCGCACCCCCATGAACGCCATCATCGGCATGGCCGACCTGACCATGGAAACCCGTCTTTCCGCCAAACAACGGGAAT
This genomic interval from Desulfovibrio sp. JC010 contains the following:
- a CDS encoding response regulator: MGRSKNILFIDADKSQLESLDNELTAMKKRWAIQFASTAEEAMDLLRTYPFDVIASDFCVEGFKDYELLEEIKSRQPGSIRFIISETINSENCLEFMNYAHQFVTKPYVGTELVSKIKKSLRLKNIFLNERAAKGVASIEDLPSLPDLYLTLEKELRKEDVVISDIGKLIGEDMGMTAGLLKLVNSPFFGLYSKVTKPEQAATLLGLDNLKGLVLGIHLFNSTKEVNIDFSIAELGRHCQYTALMARAIVKAEGGSNELAEHTFLAGFMHDIGKLVLATSYTDEYSTILSIVRDANIPIQEAEKDILGFTHAEVGAYLLAIWGFDEDVIEAIYCHHEPQRLGSTDLSPAVAVHVANSFDHELRVKNSDYAPHLLAADWLEQNDFGPKLPEWLQICAELMEDVTEE
- a CDS encoding NAD+ synthase, encoding MKIALLQLNLTVGDLEGNVELILGGVQKAAERGARICITSELALTGYPPRDLLLNADFVSRCREAVSKISRRMPEGVALLAGGVDLNHEGIGNPLRNAAWLIEHGAVPKVFYKWLLPTYDVFDEQRYFEPAENINFFEFDGIKVGVTICEDVWNDRENRNGRRYGSNPIPQIMEMNPDVLVNLSASPFSIGKQRVREKLLGDIAAKYRVPVFYANQIGGNDDLVFDGRSCAFSADGVLAARGHGFKEDVVIVESDGSHGRIEEDDFCEEPEAWQAMVLGLRDYLGKTGFSKVVLGLSGGIDSALTAAVAAEALGPENVTGVLMPSPYSSKGSVDDSLDLVKNIGINCTTIPIEKLMGQFEEALAPTFAGLPANVTEENIQSRIRGNLVMAISNKMGALLVTTGNKSELAVGYCTIYGDMAGGLAVISDLYKTLVFRVCRWLNEQGRGEVIPVPIIEKPPSAELRPDQKDEDSLPPYDVLDRIIELRVEGHRAESEIIAETGFDPETVQHVLRLIRISEFKRKQAAPGLKITSRAFGTGWRMPIACRFTG
- a CDS encoding cysteine synthase, giving the protein MFARDILELVGGTPLVEMQGLNPNKNVKILAKLESMNPGGSIKDRAAGAMIRSAERSGELTPDKVIIEATSGNTGIGLAMACAVRGYKLMLIMPETASEERKMIMRAYGAEIMLTPGHLATDGAIEQAYRFYREEPEKYLLMDQYNNEASIEAHYEGTGQEIWDQTEGRVTHVVACLGTSGTVMGITKRLKELNKDIQIIAVEPEPGHKIQGLKNMQESYPPGIYDKQKLDRIIRVQDNDAFDACRRLAREEGVFVGMSSGAAMAGAADIASELEDGMVVTIFPDGGERYLSTPLFRPQALKGPKLFDHSSGEDRVLSISEAETGLFTMGPSFDNPYDPEVFRRIVLLDVLARHLEREGAKVSALVGLADLEDQTLAASRERGVDRNTFSTEIATAVRKAAYLLGVRKSMRFERASESVDRTVELCRALLAHGLAYEKLRSVYFDISRDKGYGQMSNMDIDKVSLGKTVDMDDYVKENPRDFTLLKRATLQDLKLGDILETEWGNVRPSWFMQQAVTALEGLPGVSLVLAGEIHRFPHLENLRAIWAGAGVSPQAWMVAQPVLPGGPVLPCVDELLEQSGQPIAVRMWMLSSSYKKPLVCSEQSISMWVKNQQKLQDLAAGLSVHAGDSGQVSEDIDQEVFTLKSGLSQALNDNLMLHRFWPILFSFTKSINSQLGSGKLSGKEAKFCLDQLLEVDDILGILDHEAMPVPFVSLPEDAKDLLEQRELARANKDFATADGLRDKLLELGFNVEDSSEGARVFRVR
- a CDS encoding phosphatase PAP2 family protein, producing the protein MNSFIHRNLTLCHYFLGSLPLLLIFACLYFNFSNEIEVLAFFKAHAQAHPDLESFAKIVTNWGNACFYPIYLWFLITGIRQRKTDKSKLRFALVFLGVQLAVSLITVRFLKIAIGKPRPGEGPFFEPFSTKGVYHSMPSGHTCEIYGASLPLILRYRNLLLTLGLGIFAAAVAFSRIYLNWHHPSDVLCGWMLGSVAGFAIHLFSKED
- a CDS encoding glycosyl transferase, with amino-acid sequence MRYEKRPFLWDIMETNPWLSVLFILFLQSIFTMDYRSLWFSDEVRYADVYTQMKDAGHWLVMYLNGVAYPDKPPVYFWFLSLIDAVTPADGISVFFLGSALSAGFFLFSTVSFARTLGCGRKTSLATGLVLLSNVFFIGIAHYSRMDLLFGGFILWANICLFKGFQNRESGKYFLWAFGFMGIATLTKGPLGLIFPLLTAACFLIWKGQLKLLRDKSLLKGLGILLAILLAWVVGAIIVDGTAFIHNIFYKQIYQRAVSSFHHEEPFQYYLIAFPLAWLPWTLAIFAAPVKKIFSIEHWVAVAAERKNTLNAGRDWAWIMFISGFILLTCLSIKVLIYILPLFAPLAMLTARGLLGEDGQEPALDSKRLWTAIAGFYLLLAVAAPFAEILIPFDVTLNGLSFTVLIMGLAGLALLKVKECGAYKGLLVMTAAMVIWLQPLALQTLPSLDPLMSPRQTGEMMQKYVAEGSYPLAHKIYSGIFTYYAGTNIHETSDFAEIEKVLAEQDDVILVMQKKYYDRWENRPEGLTVVNEQFISDRPYLLIKK
- a CDS encoding 6-hydroxymethylpterin diphosphokinase MptE-like protein; the encoded protein is MSAYPFLKDNIEALETYNPPFYAWLSGQDIDEEKLTQSLFKNKWDILDWKMEDGNGMFETVPPNAIYKGWVANEKPETSATIIVGCNVGYGLNQVLMSTPDTHKVIVTDPNPEMLLACLGQTDYRPFMEAGKLHFCPADEHSLMLIIKELDLQFVYGKIYLRLDMASQQLGPEYSQWSSTVKAKLESFTVEMTTLRLKQDVMVGNELDNFSRILKDGSISPLKGAGRGMGAVILGAGPSLARFGPELAANPGQAIYATSLQGLPAVQKTGIKPHFCVGIDYNASMSRVYEQLDKEWAKDIPLIYSTKLDHKVLAEYPGPTIPMWTVGGIGTFVLGHHEEIFDAGSNVSITLARFLDWCGFNHIMMVGQDFAWKGNSSHAPGHQNARAVKHNAYNPAMLVETVNADGEKLTSTVQYMTSKHEMEDDIKKLRAPVFNLYGGCAVIKGTRNVDMQEVNMEGLLSAVTGSMDYFKTAMNMTSTPRPMPSFEPRSPKWTSSLNHVTKRLEKLFRKHGKNQQEIHKALHEVYFFIRQDLLYMPYLYNEILDMAGLARAKSSYAPKDLPRYKKIVKKILTKVRHMDRSICVNVNRKAA